One window of the Rhodoflexus caldus genome contains the following:
- the crtD gene encoding 1-hydroxycarotenoid 3,4-desaturase CrtD, translating to MKAVVIGSGIAGIGAAIRLQCMGFETEVFEANTYTGGKLSEIVQDGYRFDAGPSLFTLPEMVTDLFRLAGEHPDEHFPYVRLDVITHYFFEDGTFLRAFADPQRYAAEITEKLNTDGQKVLRFLESSREKYELTADIFLKSTLHRLNAFTRPQAIGKVAKAVAQIGKLDLFRTMNAANEAMLQHPQLVQLFNRYATYNGSNPYQTPATLNIIPHLEHGIGAFFPKGGMHEISQSLVRLAQRKGVKFHLQSPVSQIITKQSNGKKTATGIIVNGQTVEADIVVCNMDVTNAYRRLLPQEKAPDKILSQPKSSSALIFYWGIARSFPQLDLHNIFFSADYRTEFAHIFEKKTIGNDPTVYINITSKYKPDDAPEGCENWFVMINVPNNSGQDWDTLIAQARKDIIAKLSRMLGTDIAPLIATEAILDPRSIELRTSSAMGALYGNSSNNRYAAFLRHANFSNKISGLYFCGGSVHPGGGIPLSLCSAKIVGDLVAEDFGAKL from the coding sequence ATGAAAGCAGTAGTTATCGGTTCGGGGATTGCAGGTATCGGAGCGGCCATTCGCCTGCAATGCATGGGCTTTGAAACGGAAGTATTTGAAGCCAACACCTACACGGGCGGCAAACTGTCGGAAATTGTGCAGGATGGCTACCGCTTTGATGCGGGGCCTTCGCTCTTTACGCTGCCCGAAATGGTAACGGACTTGTTCCGATTGGCAGGCGAACACCCCGACGAACATTTTCCCTACGTTCGCTTAGACGTTATCACACACTACTTTTTTGAAGACGGTACGTTTTTGCGTGCCTTTGCCGACCCGCAACGCTATGCTGCAGAAATTACCGAAAAATTAAACACAGACGGACAAAAAGTATTGCGTTTTTTGGAAAGCAGCCGCGAAAAATACGAGCTCACCGCCGATATTTTCCTGAAAAGTACTCTGCATCGCCTCAATGCATTCACGCGCCCGCAAGCTATCGGCAAAGTGGCAAAAGCCGTTGCGCAAATAGGCAAGTTAGACCTGTTCCGCACCATGAATGCTGCCAACGAAGCCATGTTACAGCATCCCCAATTGGTGCAGTTGTTCAACCGCTATGCCACCTACAACGGCTCTAATCCTTACCAAACGCCTGCCACGCTCAATATCATTCCGCATTTGGAACACGGCATAGGCGCGTTTTTCCCAAAAGGCGGCATGCACGAAATCAGCCAAAGTTTGGTGCGGCTGGCACAGCGCAAAGGGGTAAAGTTTCATCTGCAAAGTCCTGTCAGCCAAATTATTACCAAGCAAAGCAACGGCAAAAAAACGGCAACGGGCATCATCGTAAACGGGCAAACCGTAGAAGCCGATATTGTGGTTTGCAATATGGACGTTACCAATGCCTACCGCCGACTGCTGCCGCAGGAAAAAGCACCCGATAAAATTCTGAGTCAGCCCAAATCAAGCTCGGCACTGATTTTTTACTGGGGCATAGCGCGAAGTTTTCCGCAATTGGATTTGCACAACATTTTTTTCAGCGCCGACTATCGCACGGAGTTCGCCCATATTTTCGAGAAAAAAACCATCGGCAACGACCCGACGGTTTACATCAACATTACAAGCAAATACAAGCCCGATGATGCGCCCGAAGGCTGTGAAAATTGGTTTGTGATGATTAACGTGCCGAACAACAGCGGGCAGGATTGGGACACACTCATTGCACAAGCCCGAAAGGACATTATCGCCAAATTGAGCCGCATGTTGGGTACGGACATTGCACCGCTGATTGCCACCGAAGCCATTTTAGACCCGCGCAGCATCGAGTTGCGCACCTCTTCGGCAATGGGGGCGCTCTACGGCAACAGCAGCAACAACCGCTATGCGGCATTTTTGCGCCACGCCAATTTCTCTAATAAAATCAGCGGTTTGTACTTCTGCGGCGGCAGTGTGCATCCGGGCGGCGGCATTCCGTTGAGCCTTTGTTCGGCAAAAATTGTCGGCGATTTGGTAGCCGAAGACTTTGGCGCGAAATTGTAG
- a CDS encoding type IX secretion system plug protein encodes MKYLLLLAGFLIATFTAAFASPVLKMEDLNYQPDVRTVQLYPLTGNPLQSQLLPPVVPKGGQLILTFDKLTNEIERLAVKIINCNADWTISQLSPVEYLQGYNEFFITDRQLSFNTKVNFVHYRFEVPQVQVSGNYVLVVYEEGNERNLFLSRRFMVYESSVSISASVKNPVGVEEAFRNQQVDFSIGYGSLQQAGNPQQQIQVMVRQNFRWDNMMRQLQPTFVRDYERILQYDNFTADRQFKGGNEFRVFNTTNMNTRLLNVGQINLRPHLNEVFIMPDQSRNGWAYNRMFPDQNGRFMIATVQVSRDPGTEADYAEVVFTLKSHELPEGKVFISGGFSDWRLDEAFEMKYYPAQEVYQGVVLLKQGIYDYQYSLLRKDGKRDDVFLEGSHGQTQNNYEIFVYFRPFGARTDFLVGYKLL; translated from the coding sequence ATGAAATACCTCCTCTTGCTTGCGGGCTTTCTGATAGCAACTTTCACGGCTGCTTTCGCTTCGCCCGTGCTGAAAATGGAAGACCTGAACTATCAGCCCGACGTTCGCACGGTGCAACTGTATCCGCTGACGGGCAACCCGCTGCAAAGCCAACTGCTGCCGCCCGTTGTGCCCAAAGGCGGGCAACTCATCCTGACTTTTGACAAATTGACCAACGAAATAGAACGCTTAGCGGTCAAAATCATCAACTGCAATGCCGATTGGACTATCTCGCAATTGAGCCCCGTTGAATATTTGCAGGGCTACAACGAATTTTTCATCACCGACCGCCAATTGTCGTTCAACACCAAAGTAAACTTTGTTCACTATCGCTTTGAAGTACCGCAGGTGCAGGTTTCGGGCAACTACGTGCTGGTTGTTTACGAAGAAGGCAACGAGCGCAACCTGTTTTTGTCGCGGCGATTTATGGTGTACGAGTCGTCGGTCAGTATCAGCGCATCGGTAAAAAATCCCGTAGGGGTAGAAGAAGCCTTTCGCAACCAACAAGTTGATTTCAGTATCGGCTACGGTTCATTGCAGCAGGCAGGCAACCCGCAACAACAAATACAAGTCATGGTGCGGCAAAATTTCCGTTGGGACAATATGATGCGACAACTGCAACCCACGTTCGTTCGCGACTATGAGCGCATATTGCAGTATGACAATTTTACGGCAGACCGTCAGTTTAAAGGAGGCAATGAGTTTCGCGTATTCAATACAACCAATATGAACACGCGATTGCTGAACGTAGGACAAATTAACCTGCGGCCGCATTTGAACGAAGTTTTCATCATGCCCGACCAAAGCCGCAACGGATGGGCTTACAACCGCATGTTCCCCGACCAAAACGGCCGATTTATGATTGCCACTGTACAAGTCAGCCGCGACCCGGGAACGGAAGCCGACTACGCCGAAGTCGTTTTCACCTTGAAAAGCCATGAATTGCCCGAAGGGAAGGTGTTTATCAGCGGCGGCTTTTCCGATTGGCGGCTCGATGAAGCCTTTGAGATGAAATACTATCCCGCGCAGGAAGTCTATCAGGGCGTTGTATTGCTCAAACAAGGTATTTATGACTACCAATATTCGCTGTTGCGCAAAGACGGCAAACGAGACGATGTTTTTCTGGAAGGCAGCCACGGACAAACTCAAAATAATTACGAAATATTTGTTTATTTCCGCCCGTTCGGCGCACGAACAGATTTTCTGGTAGGTTATAAACTGTTGTAA
- a CDS encoding RidA family protein, which produces MKKLSLFPVLLLLAFACKPPVGMVKRYDNNPSSPILQGVEVPAGKRWIHTSGIVAAIADSSAAPGSRQRFGDTYTQSISIMKRIEGILKQGGMTLNDVVFLRVYVAPDPQKGNQPDYNGWFEAYKLFFNNPQNPVKVARSTLGVQSLVTPDYLIEIEAIAVEK; this is translated from the coding sequence ATGAAAAAACTCTCGCTTTTTCCTGTTTTACTGCTACTGGCTTTTGCCTGCAAGCCGCCTGTCGGCATGGTTAAAAGATACGACAACAATCCGTCCTCTCCTATCTTGCAGGGAGTAGAAGTTCCGGCAGGCAAACGCTGGATTCACACCAGCGGGATTGTTGCCGCCATCGCCGACAGCAGTGCCGCCCCGGGCAGCCGCCAACGCTTCGGCGATACGTACACGCAGAGCATCAGCATTATGAAGCGTATTGAAGGCATTCTCAAACAAGGCGGCATGACACTGAATGATGTCGTTTTTCTGCGGGTATATGTTGCCCCTGACCCCCAGAAAGGCAATCAACCCGACTACAACGGCTGGTTTGAAGCTTACAAACTGTTTTTCAATAACCCGCAAAATCCTGTAAAAGTAGCTCGTAGCACATTAGGGGTGCAGTCATTAGTAACACCCGATTATCTGATTGAAATTGAGGCGATTGCAGTGGAAAAGTAA
- a CDS encoding RagB/SusD family nutrient uptake outer membrane protein — MKSKITKYFVAGAMACSTLVYSGCTNLDEDVFSQIVPETFFQNDAQALSTLIPIYAQLRSYLWNYYNISQHTSDETMVPQRGGDWGDGGVWAQLHTHTWDKTHPMLNGAWIDAYTGVARANVFIDNLSRSSVNDNLKKAFNAEARFLRAYFYFQLMDFFGGVPIVTTPTVDAANPPARNSRQEVFNFIEKELREAVADLPATATGPNLGRATKGAANTLLARMYLNAQVYTGTARWQDCIAACDAVINSNVYRLANNYFDNFAVNNENSPEAIFLIGNVNQGGLGLTFTMRNFHYNQLPQSPWNGFCTIAEFIDQFSEPGDVRRNILQEGRAINFLTGQPAFDRSGNPLIFTRDVPLVNASEGAGVRVLKWQIDPAQNGGDAGNDYFIFRYADVLLMKAEALNELNGPTAEAVNLVNQVRNRSISPARPLSVAGFNRDTFRAQILRERSTELGWEATRRTDLIRHNRFTNAWTNKPASQPIRNLFPIPQAQIDANPKLTQNPGY; from the coding sequence ATGAAGAGCAAAATAACAAAGTATTTCGTGGCCGGAGCGATGGCATGTTCCACGCTGGTTTACTCCGGTTGTACGAATCTGGATGAAGACGTATTCAGCCAAATTGTGCCTGAAACGTTTTTCCAGAACGATGCACAGGCGTTATCAACGCTGATTCCGATATACGCACAATTGCGTTCATATCTGTGGAATTACTACAACATTTCACAGCATACCTCTGATGAAACAATGGTACCTCAGCGTGGTGGCGACTGGGGTGATGGTGGTGTTTGGGCACAATTGCACACGCACACATGGGATAAAACACACCCAATGCTCAACGGAGCATGGATTGATGCTTATACAGGTGTTGCACGTGCCAATGTGTTTATCGACAACCTGAGCCGCTCTTCGGTAAACGACAACCTGAAAAAGGCCTTCAATGCAGAAGCAAGATTCCTGCGTGCCTATTTCTACTTCCAATTGATGGATTTCTTCGGCGGAGTGCCTATTGTAACTACACCTACGGTGGATGCTGCCAATCCTCCTGCCCGCAATAGTCGTCAGGAAGTGTTTAACTTCATCGAGAAAGAACTGCGTGAGGCTGTAGCCGATTTGCCTGCTACTGCAACCGGCCCTAATTTGGGACGTGCCACCAAAGGTGCTGCCAATACCCTGCTTGCCAGAATGTACCTGAATGCACAGGTTTATACAGGAACAGCGCGTTGGCAAGATTGTATTGCTGCTTGCGATGCGGTAATTAACAGCAATGTTTACCGTTTGGCAAACAACTATTTTGACAACTTTGCTGTCAATAACGAAAACTCACCCGAAGCAATTTTCTTGATTGGCAACGTTAATCAAGGCGGTTTAGGTCTGACGTTCACTATGCGGAACTTCCACTACAACCAGTTGCCGCAATCACCATGGAACGGTTTCTGTACCATCGCCGAGTTTATTGACCAATTTAGCGAACCCGGCGATGTGCGTCGCAACATCTTGCAGGAAGGTCGTGCCATTAACTTTTTGACAGGACAGCCTGCTTTTGACCGCAGCGGCAACCCGCTGATATTCACTCGCGATGTACCGCTGGTAAATGCCTCAGAGGGTGCAGGTGTGCGCGTATTGAAATGGCAGATTGACCCTGCTCAAAATGGCGGTGATGCAGGTAACGACTACTTCATCTTCCGCTATGCCGATGTGCTGCTGATGAAGGCTGAAGCCCTGAACGAACTGAACGGCCCGACTGCTGAGGCTGTCAATTTGGTCAATCAGGTGCGCAACCGTTCTATCAGCCCTGCTCGTCCGCTTTCTGTAGCAGGTTTTAACCGCGATACATTCCGTGCACAAATCCTGCGTGAGCGCTCAACAGAATTAGGTTGGGAGGCTACTCGCCGTACAGACTTGATTCGCCACAACCGCTTTACCAATGCGTGGACAAACAAGCCTGCGAGCCAGCCTATCCGCAACCTGTTCCCTATTCCACAGGCTCAGATTGATGCTAATCCAAAACTTACTCAAAACCCCGGCTACTAA
- a CDS encoding SusC/RagA family TonB-linked outer membrane protein: protein MNMKVNSLLKMTLAILLMFCAGMLYAQNRTVKGKVTSEEDGSPLPGVNVTLKGTNTGTITDVEGNFSLNVSGDNPVLVFSYVGFISQEVNVAGKDNIDVKLAVDVKALSEVVVVGYGEQKKRDITGSMTSVKAKDFNPGAIVSPEQLLQGRAAGVVITSANGDPGANPNVRIRGGTSINASNLPLYVIDGVPIDNGTVTPGGANLGAAPPRNPLNSLNPNDIESIDVLKDASAAAIYGSRGANGVIIITTKKGKEGRGTLNYDTYVGFNTPSKYLPLLNAAEYRQFVQSNRLNNDLGNADTDWQREVLRTAMVHNHDLSFGGGTAKTQYRASVNYFNQEGMVINSGMTRVSGRINVNHKAINDKLNLELQLMGSQVNDQLVPYSATGGFEGGLFTNVMKMNPTFPVRRPDGSFFEYPSPSIRNPVALATQLSDNVVTNRIFANLGATYEIIQGLKARIAVSTDRNLSTRKVYVPRSNPAGLPFGGEAAIRQNDFGFERFESYLSYQKNLLDNHNLNVIAGYDYQIFNREGFGAAGRDFITDAFGANNLGAGNSTVLAGIPPFSFKENNKLISFYARANYDIAGKYLFTATFRRDGSSRFGANNKWGNFPSASVAWRIVEENFMKGIDAITDLKVRVSYGITGSQEIGNRRSLTIFNADPGLRAIIGGIPQTGVALTQNPNPNLKWEETSQLNIGVDYGFLDNRLTGSIDYFVKRTTDLLLEFAVPQPAVVPTILGNAGEVQNKGIEFSANYTAVDKGDFRWDVSANFAYIQNKVVSLAGSADSIFRANASGAGQSGVNTQVIAPGLPANSWYGPTLVRIENGVQILGPRQVLGNPNPRFTYGINNSFRYKRLDFSFFLQGVQGMEVFNNTALEYTVKNNVFTNINMLRDALNDGTNLTETPKYSSRWIEDGSFLRLQNATVGYNFDISSVKWLSNLRVYATGQNLFLITKYTGLDPEVAAAFPGYDYANYPRARTVMFGLNVGF from the coding sequence ATGAACATGAAAGTGAACTCTTTACTGAAAATGACATTGGCAATTTTGCTGATGTTTTGTGCGGGGATGCTTTATGCGCAGAACCGTACGGTCAAGGGTAAGGTTACGTCAGAGGAAGACGGTAGCCCGCTACCCGGCGTAAACGTTACCCTGAAAGGCACTAATACGGGTACAATTACCGACGTAGAAGGTAATTTCAGCCTGAATGTTTCCGGAGACAATCCGGTTTTGGTATTTTCTTATGTGGGCTTTATCTCACAGGAAGTAAATGTGGCCGGCAAAGACAATATAGACGTTAAGCTGGCAGTTGATGTGAAAGCCCTGAGCGAGGTTGTCGTAGTTGGTTACGGTGAGCAAAAGAAGCGCGATATCACCGGCTCTATGACCTCTGTAAAGGCTAAGGATTTTAACCCGGGTGCCATTGTATCTCCTGAACAATTACTACAAGGCCGTGCAGCGGGTGTAGTAATTACTTCTGCCAACGGCGACCCCGGTGCTAACCCTAACGTGCGTATCCGTGGGGGTACATCCATTAACGCAAGTAACCTGCCCTTGTACGTAATTGACGGTGTACCTATCGATAACGGAACGGTAACTCCCGGCGGTGCAAACTTGGGCGCAGCTCCTCCGCGTAACCCGCTGAACTCGTTGAACCCGAACGATATTGAATCCATAGATGTATTGAAAGATGCTTCTGCGGCTGCTATCTACGGTTCACGCGGTGCTAACGGTGTTATCATCATTACTACTAAAAAAGGCAAAGAAGGCAGAGGAACACTCAACTACGATACTTACGTAGGTTTCAATACGCCTTCTAAATATTTGCCTTTGCTCAATGCGGCTGAGTATCGTCAGTTTGTGCAATCTAACCGCCTGAACAACGACTTAGGCAATGCCGATACCGATTGGCAGCGCGAAGTATTGCGTACGGCAATGGTACATAACCATGACCTTTCTTTTGGCGGTGGTACAGCCAAAACACAGTATCGCGCTTCCGTGAACTATTTCAACCAAGAGGGTATGGTGATTAACTCCGGTATGACCCGCGTTTCCGGTCGTATCAACGTAAACCATAAGGCGATTAATGACAAACTCAATCTGGAACTGCAACTGATGGGTTCTCAGGTAAATGACCAATTGGTGCCTTATTCTGCCACAGGTGGTTTTGAGGGCGGTCTGTTTACCAACGTAATGAAAATGAACCCTACTTTCCCCGTTAGAAGACCGGACGGCAGTTTCTTCGAGTATCCTTCTCCGTCTATTCGTAACCCGGTTGCATTGGCTACTCAGTTGAGCGATAACGTAGTTACCAACCGTATTTTTGCCAACTTGGGTGCTACCTACGAAATTATTCAAGGACTGAAAGCCCGCATTGCCGTAAGTACAGACCGCAACCTTTCTACCCGTAAGGTCTATGTACCACGCAGCAACCCTGCCGGTTTGCCGTTTGGCGGTGAAGCAGCGATTCGCCAAAACGATTTTGGTTTTGAACGCTTCGAGTCTTACCTGAGCTATCAGAAAAATCTGCTGGACAACCACAACCTGAATGTTATTGCCGGTTATGACTATCAAATTTTCAACCGTGAAGGTTTTGGTGCTGCCGGCCGCGACTTCATCACTGACGCATTTGGAGCCAACAACTTAGGTGCAGGTAATTCAACTGTTTTGGCAGGTATTCCTCCATTCTCATTCAAAGAAAATAACAAACTGATTTCATTCTATGCACGTGCCAACTATGACATCGCCGGCAAGTATCTGTTTACTGCTACTTTCCGTCGCGATGGTTCTTCCCGCTTCGGTGCCAATAACAAGTGGGGTAACTTCCCGTCAGCTTCAGTAGCATGGCGTATTGTGGAAGAGAACTTCATGAAAGGCATTGACGCGATAACCGACCTGAAAGTGCGCGTGAGCTATGGTATCACCGGTAGTCAGGAAATCGGTAATCGTCGTTCGCTGACCATCTTCAACGCCGACCCGGGACTGCGCGCCATCATTGGTGGCATACCTCAAACAGGTGTGGCTTTGACACAGAACCCCAACCCGAACCTGAAATGGGAAGAAACTTCTCAGTTAAACATAGGTGTAGATTACGGCTTCTTGGATAACCGCCTGACCGGTAGCATCGACTACTTCGTTAAGCGCACTACCGACCTGTTGTTGGAGTTCGCCGTGCCTCAACCCGCAGTAGTACCTACTATTTTGGGTAATGCCGGTGAAGTACAAAACAAGGGTATCGAGTTTTCAGCTAACTACACTGCCGTAGATAAAGGTGATTTCCGTTGGGATGTTTCTGCCAACTTTGCATACATACAAAACAAAGTAGTGAGCCTTGCGGGTAGCGCAGACTCTATTTTCCGCGCCAATGCTTCAGGTGCCGGTCAGTCCGGTGTAAACACACAGGTAATTGCGCCGGGGCTGCCTGCCAACTCATGGTACGGCCCTACATTGGTGCGCATTGAAAACGGCGTACAAATCTTAGGCCCTCGTCAGGTTTTAGGCAATCCTAATCCACGCTTCACTTACGGCATCAACAACAGTTTCCGTTATAAGCGTCTGGATTTCAGCTTCTTCTTGCAAGGCGTACAAGGAATGGAAGTGTTTAACAACACTGCATTGGAGTACACTGTGAAAAACAACGTGTTCACTAATATCAACATGTTGCGTGATGCCTTAAATGACGGTACGAACCTGACAGAAACACCTAAGTATTCCAGCCGTTGGATTGAAGACGGTTCATTCCTTCGTTTGCAAAATGCTACTGTCGGCTACAATTTTGACATCAGCAGTGTGAAATGGTTGAGCAATCTGCGCGTATATGCTACCGGACAAAACCTGTTCCTGATTACCAAATACACAGGTTTAGATCCAGAAGTAGCTGCTGCGTTCCCCGGCTATGACTATGCGAACTATCCTCGTGCACGCACCGTGATGTTCGGCCTCAATGTAGGTTTCTAA
- a CDS encoding ATP-dependent Clp protease adaptor ClpS, which yields MQPWEDNSVEILEIEVPNEKLVDAHDLVVFNDDVNTFEFVIQTLIDVCKHTPEQAEQCTLIIHYKGKCSVKKGSFDELRPMRDAITDRGIGAAIV from the coding sequence ATGCAACCTTGGGAAGATAATTCGGTTGAAATCCTTGAAATTGAAGTGCCGAACGAGAAGTTGGTGGATGCTCATGACCTTGTTGTTTTCAATGATGATGTAAACACGTTCGAGTTTGTGATTCAAACCCTGATAGATGTTTGCAAGCATACGCCGGAACAAGCCGAGCAATGCACACTCATCATTCATTACAAGGGGAAATGCAGCGTGAAAAAAGGCAGTTTTGACGAGTTGCGACCCATGCGCGATGCCATTACGGACAGAGGTATAGGTGCTGCCATTGTGTAA
- the recR gene encoding recombination mediator RecR — protein sequence MNYPSKLVEDAVAEISKLPGIGKKTALRLALHLLKQEEKYSTQLAEAIVKLRTQTTYCQSCHHISESAFCHICSDNRRDRSIICVVEESPDILAIENTGQYTGLYHVLGGIISPIEGIGPADLHIESLVSRIAAGEVKEIILAISATMEGDTTAFYLSKRLKNYEVKITTLARGLPVGSELEYTDEVTLGRSILARTTYET from the coding sequence ATGAACTATCCGTCAAAGTTGGTTGAAGATGCAGTTGCCGAAATATCCAAACTGCCCGGTATCGGTAAAAAAACTGCCCTTCGGCTGGCACTCCACCTGCTGAAACAGGAAGAAAAATACAGCACGCAACTGGCAGAAGCCATTGTAAAACTACGCACGCAAACCACCTACTGCCAATCCTGCCATCATATTTCGGAGTCGGCTTTTTGTCATATATGTTCGGACAATCGCCGAGACAGAAGTATTATTTGCGTAGTGGAAGAATCGCCCGACATTTTAGCCATTGAAAATACCGGCCAATATACCGGCCTTTATCACGTATTGGGGGGGATTATTTCTCCGATTGAAGGCATCGGGCCTGCCGATTTACATATTGAATCTCTCGTAAGCCGAATTGCCGCAGGCGAGGTTAAAGAGATTATCCTCGCCATCAGTGCCACCATGGAAGGCGATACCACCGCCTTTTACCTCTCTAAAAGGCTTAAAAATTATGAAGTGAAAATTACGACACTTGCCCGCGGGTTGCCTGTCGGCAGCGAATTGGAATATACCGATGAGGTAACGCTCGGGCGCAGTATTTTGGCTCGCACTACCTACGAAACCTAA
- a CDS encoding Tll0287-like domain-containing protein, with amino-acid sequence MQKTYLLTALLLLGWACNSPTQQTTDTASESETTAKTATDFQVAGDSIANAAQKAFVGALMKAINEQGTAGAVSFCNVHALPIADSLSQHYNCTIQRISDRYRNPADKPDATDSTVIADYQAQKTAGTALAARLVEQENQVIYYKPIMVGMPTCLQCHGDPKNDIDAATLAAIRGKYPADLATGYKQGDLRGVWKIAFRK; translated from the coding sequence ATGCAAAAAACATATCTGCTCACGGCACTGTTACTTTTGGGATGGGCATGCAACAGTCCTACCCAACAAACTACCGACACTGCTTCCGAAAGCGAAACCACAGCCAAAACGGCTACCGATTTTCAGGTTGCGGGCGACTCTATAGCCAACGCCGCACAAAAAGCATTTGTAGGTGCTTTGATGAAGGCTATTAATGAACAAGGAACAGCAGGTGCTGTTTCATTTTGCAATGTTCACGCACTGCCTATTGCCGACTCCTTATCGCAGCACTACAACTGCACCATCCAGCGCATTTCTGACCGCTACCGCAATCCGGCAGACAAGCCCGATGCGACAGACAGCACCGTAATTGCCGATTATCAGGCGCAAAAAACCGCAGGAACGGCACTGGCCGCCCGTTTAGTGGAGCAGGAAAATCAGGTGATTTACTACAAGCCTATCATGGTTGGTATGCCTACCTGCTTGCAATGCCACGGCGACCCTAAAAATGATATTGACGCTGCCACACTGGCCGCCATTCGCGGCAAGTACCCTGCCGATTTGGCCACAGGCTATAAACAGGGCGACCTGCGCGGCGTATGGAAAATTGCTTTCCGCAAATAA
- a CDS encoding YifB family Mg chelatase-like AAA ATPase has translation MVAKTFGSAVFGVDASIITVEVTIMQGTGFVMVGLPDSAVKESAQRVESALKFFGYKMPRQRVVINMAPADLRKEGSAYDLTLAIGILRASEQLRADDLDSYLIMGELSLDGLLRPIKGVLPIAIEARKKGYKTLIIPKENAHEAAIVNNIDVIGVETLLDAIEHINGDKRIEPLRKDTRELFFHEQSHYTADFSHVQGQENIKRALEIAAAGGHNVIMIGPPGAGKTMLAKRLPSILPMMSLQEALETTKIHSVAGKLGAQAGLIAQRPFRAPHHTISDVALVGGGGIPQPGEISLAHNGVLFLDELPEFKRTVLEVMRQPLEERRVTISRAKVTVDFPANFMLVASMNPCPCGYYNHPEKDCVCGPGVVQRYLNKVSGPLLDRIDLHVEVTPVSFDQMTSTRPAESSEQIRSRVVKARAIQTERFKEYAGIYSNAMMPSQMVKEICSISNPGKTLLKTAMERLGLSARAYDRILKVSRTIADLAGSQEIKIEHLAEAIQYRSLDRENWAG, from the coding sequence ATGGTTGCTAAAACTTTCGGCAGCGCTGTTTTCGGCGTTGATGCATCCATCATTACTGTTGAGGTAACTATCATGCAAGGTACAGGCTTTGTCATGGTAGGTTTACCCGACAGTGCCGTTAAAGAAAGTGCGCAACGAGTAGAGTCTGCACTGAAATTTTTCGGCTATAAGATGCCGCGCCAGCGGGTCGTCATCAATATGGCACCTGCCGACCTCCGCAAAGAAGGTTCCGCATACGATTTGACACTTGCCATCGGGATTCTTCGCGCTTCCGAGCAACTAAGGGCAGATGATTTGGATAGTTACCTGATTATGGGCGAACTGTCGCTCGATGGTCTTTTGCGCCCCATTAAAGGGGTTTTGCCCATTGCCATTGAGGCGCGCAAAAAGGGCTATAAAACGCTTATCATCCCCAAAGAAAATGCGCATGAGGCAGCCATCGTCAATAATATTGATGTGATTGGCGTAGAAACCTTGCTGGATGCCATTGAGCACATCAACGGCGACAAAAGAATTGAGCCTTTGCGGAAAGATACAAGAGAGTTGTTCTTTCACGAGCAAAGCCACTATACGGCAGATTTTTCGCACGTGCAGGGGCAGGAAAATATTAAGCGGGCACTGGAAATAGCCGCGGCAGGTGGCCATAATGTTATCATGATTGGCCCTCCGGGTGCAGGCAAAACCATGCTTGCCAAACGGCTACCCTCTATTTTGCCCATGATGAGCCTGCAAGAAGCCTTAGAAACAACAAAAATTCATTCGGTAGCAGGCAAGTTAGGGGCGCAAGCCGGCTTGATAGCTCAGCGGCCGTTTCGCGCACCTCATCACACCATCAGCGATGTGGCGCTGGTAGGCGGTGGCGGTATTCCGCAACCGGGGGAAATTTCACTGGCTCATAATGGCGTACTTTTCTTGGACGAACTACCCGAGTTCAAGCGAACGGTACTGGAAGTAATGCGACAGCCTTTGGAAGAGCGTCGGGTAACTATTTCGCGCGCCAAAGTTACGGTTGATTTTCCCGCAAACTTTATGTTGGTTGCCAGCATGAACCCTTGTCCGTGTGGTTACTACAACCACCCTGAAAAAGATTGCGTATGCGGCCCCGGGGTCGTGCAGCGCTACCTGAACAAGGTCAGCGGCCCACTGTTAGACCGCATAGACTTGCATGTGGAAGTAACGCCTGTATCCTTTGACCAGATGACCAGCACGCGTCCCGCTGAAAGCAGCGAACAAATTCGCAGCAGGGTAGTGAAAGCAAGGGCCATACAAACCGAACGATTTAAAGAATATGCAGGCATTTATTCCAATGCAATGATGCCTTCGCAGATGGTCAAAGAAATATGCAGCATCAGTAATCCCGGTAAAACATTACTCAAAACAGCAATGGAACGACTCGGGCTTTCTGCGCGCGCCTATGACCGCATTTTAAAGGTATCGCGCACCATTGCTGACTTGGCCGGTAGTCAGGAAATTAAAATAGAGCACTTGGCCGAAGCTATTCAGTATCGCAGTTTAGACCGCGAAAACTGGGCAGGCTAA